The following proteins are co-located in the Labrys monachus genome:
- a CDS encoding MucR family transcriptional regulator — protein MKDHQVESDRIAVIPERIAQIATKIVASYVTTHTLGPAELPPLIQGVLGTLRRLAAGPRPVETARVVPAVPIGKSVTADYIICLEDGLRFQSLKRHLAAKYDMTLDEYRKKWDLPRDYPVVAANYRARRSQLAKRHSFGTVAQEAASHSSDADIPLQDSAVAFRQECLSVPGSPLP, from the coding sequence ATGAAAGACCATCAAGTCGAGAGCGATCGTATCGCTGTCATACCAGAGCGTATTGCGCAAATAGCGACCAAGATCGTGGCGTCCTATGTCACGACCCACACGCTCGGGCCGGCGGAGCTTCCGCCGCTCATCCAAGGCGTGCTCGGAACCCTTCGGCGACTCGCCGCCGGTCCGCGGCCGGTGGAAACGGCGAGGGTGGTTCCGGCCGTTCCGATCGGGAAATCGGTGACGGCCGACTATATCATCTGTCTCGAAGACGGGCTGAGGTTCCAATCGCTCAAGCGGCATCTCGCAGCGAAATACGACATGACGCTCGACGAATATCGGAAGAAATGGGATCTGCCGCGCGACTATCCGGTCGTCGCCGCCAATTATCGGGCTCGCCGCTCGCAACTGGCGAAAAGGCACAGTTTCGGTACCGTCGCGCAAGAGGCGGCATCGCACAGCAGCGATGCGGACATTCCGCTTCAGGACAGCGCCGTAGCCTTCAGGCAGGAATGCCTTTCCGTTCCCGGCTCGCCGCTTCCTTGA
- a CDS encoding thiamine pyrophosphate-requiring protein → MAQTVGDFLVERLYAWGVRKIFGYPGDGINDVFGALNRAGGKIEFIQARHEEMAAFMASAYAKFTGELGVCIATSGPGASHLVTGLYDARLDHMPVLAIAGQQARTALGGHYQQEVDLPSLFKDVAGAFVQQASAPAQVRHLVDRAVRIALGERRVTAIILPNDLQEEPYHEPGRKHGTLHSGIGYSRPKTVPYDADLHRAAEILNSGRKVAMLVGAGSLGATDAVIAVADKLGAGIAKALLGKAAVPDDLPYVTGSIGLLGTEPSYTMMMECDTLLMVGSGFPYSEFLPKEGQARGVQIDLAPDMLSLRYPMEANLVGDAAETLRALLPLIEQKTEKSWRADIEKNVADWWKTLEERAIQPAVPVNPQRVTWELSPRLPDGVILTSDSGSCANWYARDLRIRRGMMASLSGGLASMGAAVPYAIAAKFAHPDRPVIALVGDGAMQMNNMAELITVAKYWRQWPDKRWIVCVFNNEDLNQVTWEQRVMEGDPKFDASQQIPNVPYHRFAELIGLKGIYVDRPQAVGPAWEDALAADRPVVLEVKTDPEVPPLPPHITFQQAMNFSRTLIKGDPREGGVIRETARQVLGAILPGGRGD, encoded by the coding sequence ATGGCGCAGACGGTTGGTGACTTCCTTGTCGAGCGGCTGTACGCCTGGGGCGTGCGCAAGATCTTCGGCTATCCGGGCGACGGCATCAACGACGTGTTCGGCGCCCTCAACCGGGCAGGCGGCAAGATCGAATTCATCCAGGCCCGGCATGAGGAGATGGCGGCGTTCATGGCGTCTGCCTATGCCAAGTTCACCGGCGAACTCGGCGTCTGCATCGCCACCTCCGGGCCAGGCGCATCCCATCTCGTCACCGGCCTCTACGATGCCCGGCTCGACCATATGCCGGTCCTCGCCATCGCCGGCCAGCAGGCCCGCACGGCCCTCGGCGGCCATTACCAGCAGGAGGTGGACCTGCCGAGCCTGTTCAAGGATGTGGCCGGCGCCTTCGTGCAACAGGCCTCCGCCCCGGCGCAGGTCCGCCACCTCGTCGACCGCGCGGTCCGGATCGCCCTCGGCGAACGGCGGGTCACGGCGATCATCCTGCCCAACGATCTGCAGGAAGAGCCCTATCATGAACCGGGCCGCAAGCATGGCACCCTGCATTCGGGCATCGGCTACAGCAGGCCGAAGACGGTTCCCTACGACGCCGATCTCCACCGCGCAGCCGAAATCCTCAACAGCGGCAGGAAGGTGGCGATGCTGGTCGGCGCCGGCTCGCTCGGGGCGACGGACGCGGTGATCGCCGTCGCCGACAAGCTCGGTGCGGGCATCGCCAAGGCCCTGCTCGGCAAGGCCGCGGTGCCGGACGACCTGCCCTATGTCACCGGCTCGATCGGCCTACTCGGCACCGAGCCGAGCTACACCATGATGATGGAATGCGACACGCTGCTGATGGTGGGCTCGGGCTTTCCCTATTCGGAGTTCCTGCCGAAGGAAGGCCAGGCACGCGGCGTGCAGATCGATCTCGCGCCCGATATGCTGTCGCTGCGCTATCCGATGGAGGCCAACCTCGTCGGCGACGCTGCGGAGACGCTGAGGGCGCTCCTGCCCCTCATCGAGCAGAAGACGGAGAAATCCTGGCGGGCAGATATCGAGAAGAACGTCGCCGACTGGTGGAAGACGCTGGAAGAGCGCGCGATACAGCCGGCCGTGCCGGTCAATCCGCAGCGCGTCACCTGGGAATTGTCGCCGCGCCTGCCCGATGGCGTCATCCTGACCAGCGATTCCGGTTCCTGCGCCAATTGGTACGCCCGGGATCTCAGGATCCGCCGGGGCATGATGGCCTCGCTGTCAGGCGGCCTCGCCTCGATGGGGGCGGCGGTGCCCTATGCGATCGCCGCCAAATTCGCCCATCCCGACCGGCCGGTGATCGCCCTCGTCGGCGACGGCGCCATGCAGATGAACAACATGGCCGAACTGATCACCGTCGCCAAATATTGGCGGCAATGGCCGGACAAGCGCTGGATCGTCTGCGTCTTCAACAATGAGGATCTCAACCAGGTCACCTGGGAGCAGCGGGTGATGGAGGGAGACCCGAAATTCGACGCCTCCCAGCAGATTCCCAACGTGCCCTATCACCGCTTCGCGGAGCTGATCGGGCTCAAGGGCATCTATGTCGACCGGCCGCAGGCCGTGGGGCCGGCGTGGGAGGACGCCCTCGCCGCCGACCGGCCGGTGGTCCTCGAAGTCAAGACGGACCCCGAAGTGCCGCCTCTGCCGCCGCACATCACCTTCCAGCAGGCGATGAACTTCTCCAGAACCCTCATCAAGGGCGATCCGCGCGAGGGCGGCGTCATCCGCGAGACGGCGCGCCAGGTCCTCGGCGCGATCCTCCCCGGCGGGCGCGGGGACTGA
- the groL gene encoding chaperonin GroEL (60 kDa chaperone family; promotes refolding of misfolded polypeptides especially under stressful conditions; forms two stacked rings of heptamers to form a barrel-shaped 14mer; ends can be capped by GroES; misfolded proteins enter the barrel where they are refolded when GroES binds) — MSAKEIKFGTDARDRMLRGVELLNNAVKVTLGPKGRNVIIDKAYGAPRITKDGVTVAKEIELVDKFENMGAQMVREVASKTNDLAGDGTTTATVLAASILREGAKLVAAGLNPMDLKRGIDLGIAAVVKEIQARARKVQSSGEIVQVGTIAANGDATVGEMIAKAMDKVGTEGVITVEEAKTADTELDVVEGMQFDRGYLSPYFITNAEKMRVEMEDPYILIHEKKLGNLQALLPILEAVVQSGSPLVIISEDVEGEALATLVVNKLRGGLKVAAVKAPGFGDRRKAMLEDIAVLTAGQLVSEDLGIKLENVTIEMLGRAKRVLIEKDTTTIVDGAGDKDAISARVQQIKGQIEETTSDYDKEKLQERLAKLAGGVAVIRVGGSTEIEVKEKKDRIDDALNATRAAVEEGIVPGGGVALLRARTVLASLTGDNADVTAGISIVLRALTAPIRQIVENAGVEGSIVVGKLTDATDHNQGFDAQTETYVDMIKAGIVDPAKVVRTALQDAGSIAALLITAEVMIADVPVRDAAPAPGNGGMGGMGY, encoded by the coding sequence ATGTCTGCCAAGGAAATCAAATTCGGCACCGATGCCCGCGACCGCATGCTCCGCGGCGTCGAGCTGCTCAACAATGCCGTCAAGGTGACGCTCGGCCCCAAGGGCCGCAACGTCATCATCGACAAGGCCTATGGCGCGCCGCGCATCACCAAGGACGGCGTCACCGTCGCCAAGGAAATCGAGCTCGTCGACAAGTTCGAGAACATGGGCGCGCAGATGGTGCGCGAGGTCGCCTCCAAGACCAACGATCTCGCCGGCGACGGCACCACCACGGCGACCGTGCTCGCCGCCTCGATCCTGCGCGAGGGCGCCAAGCTCGTCGCCGCCGGCCTCAACCCGATGGATCTCAAGCGCGGCATCGATCTCGGCATCGCCGCCGTGGTCAAGGAAATCCAGGCGCGGGCCAGGAAGGTGCAGTCCTCGGGCGAAATCGTGCAGGTCGGCACCATCGCCGCCAACGGCGATGCCACCGTCGGCGAGATGATCGCCAAGGCGATGGACAAGGTCGGCACCGAAGGCGTCATCACCGTCGAGGAGGCCAAGACCGCCGACACGGAGCTCGACGTCGTCGAGGGCATGCAGTTCGACCGCGGCTATCTCTCGCCCTATTTCATCACCAATGCCGAGAAGATGCGGGTGGAGATGGAGGATCCCTACATCCTCATCCACGAGAAGAAGCTCGGCAACCTGCAGGCGCTGCTGCCGATCCTCGAGGCCGTCGTCCAGAGCGGCAGTCCGCTCGTCATCATTTCCGAGGATGTCGAGGGCGAAGCGCTGGCGACCCTCGTGGTCAACAAGCTGCGCGGCGGCCTCAAGGTCGCCGCCGTCAAGGCCCCCGGTTTCGGCGATCGGCGCAAGGCCATGCTGGAGGACATCGCGGTCCTCACCGCCGGCCAGCTGGTCTCCGAGGATCTCGGCATCAAGCTTGAGAACGTCACGATCGAGATGCTCGGCCGCGCCAAGCGCGTGCTGATCGAGAAGGACACGACAACCATCGTCGACGGTGCCGGCGACAAGGACGCCATTTCGGCGCGCGTCCAGCAGATCAAGGGGCAGATCGAGGAGACGACCTCCGACTATGACAAGGAGAAGCTGCAGGAACGCCTGGCCAAGCTCGCCGGCGGTGTCGCGGTGATCCGTGTCGGCGGCTCGACCGAGATCGAGGTCAAGGAAAAGAAGGACCGCATCGACGATGCGCTCAACGCGACCCGCGCGGCGGTCGAGGAAGGCATCGTGCCGGGCGGCGGCGTGGCGCTGCTGCGCGCCAGGACGGTGCTGGCTTCGCTGACGGGCGATAATGCCGACGTCACCGCCGGCATTTCGATCGTGCTGCGGGCGCTGACGGCTCCGATCCGGCAGATCGTCGAGAATGCCGGCGTCGAGGGTTCGATCGTCGTGGGCAAGCTCACCGACGCCACGGATCACAACCAGGGCTTCGATGCGCAGACCGAGACCTATGTCGACATGATCAAGGCTGGCATCGTCGATCCCGCCAAGGTGGTGCGGACCGCCTTGCAGGACGCCGGCTCGATCGCGGCGCTGCTGATCACCGCCGAAGTGATGATCGCCGATGTCCCCGTCCGGGACGCCGCGCCTGCGCCCGGCAATGGCGGCATGGGCGGCATGGGATACTGA
- a CDS encoding co-chaperone GroES: MKFRPLHDRIVIRPAEGDLKSKGGIIIPDTAKEKPQEGEVIAVGPGLRDESGRRIPPDVKTGDAILFGKWSGTEIRIDGEVLLIMKEADVMGIVEKAVPAVKAG; encoded by the coding sequence ATGAAATTCCGCCCACTTCACGACCGCATCGTCATTCGGCCTGCGGAAGGCGATCTGAAATCCAAGGGCGGGATCATCATCCCCGATACGGCGAAGGAAAAGCCGCAGGAAGGCGAAGTGATCGCCGTCGGCCCGGGCCTGCGGGACGAAAGCGGCAGGCGGATTCCGCCGGACGTCAAGACCGGCGACGCCATCCTGTTCGGCAAATGGTCGGGCACCGAGATCAGGATCGACGGTGAGGTGCTCCTCATCATGAAGGAAGCCGACGTCATGGGTATCGTCGAAAAAGCCGTTCCGGCCGTCAAGGCCGGCTGA
- a CDS encoding transglutaminase-like domain-containing protein — protein MLIRYGYEISLNCQQPTALVCLLSVHEDRAADMRVPETVFTTPDVPTSTYRDLFGNRCRRLVAPAGDLTIWGDATIEDNGQPDPVLPDARELPVQDLPDDCLTYLMGSRYCETDRLSQTAWDIFGAVPPGWGRVQAICDFVHNHIRFDYMQARSTRTAFESFHERIGVCRDFAHLAVTFCRCLNIPARYVNGHLGDIGVPVVDPMDFSAWIEVFLDGAWHTFDPRNNVPRIGRIVVARGRDAADVPLINSFGPHVLKGFRVWTYEVPNLQ, from the coding sequence ATGCTGATCCGCTACGGTTATGAGATCTCGCTGAACTGCCAGCAGCCGACCGCGTTGGTGTGTCTGCTGTCGGTCCATGAGGATCGCGCCGCAGACATGCGAGTGCCGGAAACGGTCTTCACCACCCCCGACGTCCCGACATCGACCTATCGCGACCTCTTCGGCAACCGATGCCGGCGGCTCGTCGCGCCGGCGGGCGACCTGACGATCTGGGGCGACGCCACCATCGAGGACAACGGTCAGCCGGACCCGGTGCTGCCCGACGCCCGGGAACTCCCGGTGCAGGACCTCCCCGACGATTGCCTGACCTATCTCATGGGCAGCCGCTATTGCGAAACCGATCGCCTCAGCCAGACGGCGTGGGATATTTTCGGCGCGGTCCCCCCCGGATGGGGCCGGGTGCAGGCGATCTGCGATTTCGTGCACAACCATATCCGCTTCGACTACATGCAGGCGCGATCGACCCGCACCGCCTTCGAATCCTTCCACGAGCGCATCGGCGTGTGCCGCGACTTTGCGCATCTCGCCGTCACCTTCTGCCGCTGCCTCAACATCCCCGCGCGCTACGTCAACGGCCATCTCGGCGACATCGGCGTTCCCGTGGTCGATCCGATGGACTTCAGCGCCTGGATCGAGGTGTTTCTGGACGGCGCCTGGCATACGTTCGATCCGCGCAACAACGTGCCCCGGATCGGCAGGATCGTGGTGGCGCGCGGCCGGGATGCCGCCGACGTGCCGCTCATCAATTCCTTCGGACCGCATGTCCTGAAGGGATTTCGGGTCTGGACCTACGAGGTTCCGAACCTGCAATAG
- a CDS encoding TetR/AcrR family transcriptional regulator, whose amino-acid sequence MRDGARTRARIETEALRLFADKGVAGTSVRDIAAAVGVAEAALYRHFPSKDALSRHLFLEGYAALAGDIGAVAARQLPLGLVIEEVVAIFCRLFDDNRPLFSFLLLSQHAHLADVPEEADKNIVEAVRAIFAAAMGRGEIPDGEPDLLAALALGIVAQPAIFTIYGRLSGPLGDRAGDLARAVKAVAGIATA is encoded by the coding sequence ATGCGTGACGGCGCCAGGACCCGGGCCCGGATCGAGACCGAGGCTCTGCGCCTGTTCGCCGACAAGGGCGTGGCGGGCACCTCCGTCCGCGATATCGCCGCCGCGGTCGGGGTCGCCGAAGCGGCGCTCTACCGCCATTTTCCCTCCAAGGACGCCTTGTCGCGCCATCTTTTCCTGGAAGGCTACGCCGCGCTCGCCGGCGACATCGGCGCGGTGGCGGCGCGGCAGCTGCCGCTCGGCCTCGTCATCGAGGAGGTCGTCGCCATCTTCTGCCGCCTCTTCGACGACAACCGGCCCTTGTTCTCCTTCCTGCTGCTCTCCCAGCACGCCCATCTCGCCGACGTGCCCGAGGAAGCGGACAAGAACATCGTCGAGGCCGTGCGTGCCATCTTCGCGGCCGCCATGGGCCGCGGCGAGATTCCGGACGGCGAACCGGACCTTCTCGCCGCCCTCGCCCTCGGCATCGTCGCCCAGCCGGCGATCTTCACCATTTACGGGCGGCTCTCCGGCCCTCTCGGCGATCGCGCCGGCGACCTCGCGCGGGCGGTCAAGGCGGTGGCGGGGATCGCGACGGCGTAG
- a CDS encoding acyl-[ACP]--phospholipid O-acyltransferase, giving the protein MLSSLMSARRFAPLFWCQFFSAFNDNFIKQALTILAVYGIAETAPMAGGDSFVSIAGAFLVLPGLFLSGLAGQLADRFDKARVARAIKLAEIAIVAIAAFGFAVHSAPILLASMLTLGIMGTLFTPVKYGMLPDQLAPDELPAGNGLIEAGTFLSILIGIIGAGFVAPHLDSIVVAGIMVAVALACWLFSRGIPPTGEAAPTLKIDWNVIRSSWGLVGLLARDRRLMTGSIAVAWFWMSGIVMLSLTPSLAHSVIGGDETVNTLFTTSFSIGIAVGSVLAARLSAGRTIVLLTPIGCILMGLVGLDVAWIALGTTASATPLPFVDYLHTGSGVHMTLALGVMAVGAGLFVVPIYAAVQAWSPKDERARVIAGGNVLSALFMSVGAGGLALLQSRFGLTSPMALLGLAVLDVAAGLVFLAILPMSLVRDVTLLIYRLLFRVEVRGIENLETDTPRRIIAINHVSFLDAPLILALLDKDPVFAIDHTIARAWWVKPFLKLCRAFPLDPTKPLATRSLINAVKAGDTLVIFPEGRLTVTGSLMKVYDGAGLIADKSQAEIVPVRIDGLERTYFTRLGPGKVSRRWFPKVVVTFTEPQRLAIDETLRGRKRRQAAGAALYDVMSDLIYKTSSTDQTLFQALAAASRKFRPSRVILEDPVTGPLTYKRLLIAIEVLGRKFRGFTGPGEHVGVLLPNANAVAVTFFGLQAIGRVPAMLNFSAGKANLISACTTAEIRTVLSSRAFVEKGRLEEVVAALEAHVKFVWLEDLRKGVTAADKLAGYFGAGRQHGRISPDASAAVLFTSGSEGTPKGVVLSHRNILSNIAQIGARIDFGPGDIVFNVLPVFHSFGLTGGLILPLVNGVKVYLYPSPLHYRIIPELVYSANATALFGTDTFLAGYAKMANPYDFRSLRYVVAGAEPVKVETRRAYNEKFGLRILEGYGVTETSPVLALNTPMFNRNGTVGRVLPGMETRLDPVPGIEEGGRLHVRGPNVMQGYLKADQPGRIMRPEGGWHDTGDIVAIDSQGFVAIKGRAKRFAKIGGEMVSLAAVEGLLADLWPETPVAVLAAPDPRKGERLVLVTTTKQANRSDVVAHLKQKHAADLMMPSEIIVLDTMPLMGTGKTDYVALERLMRERQASAAAPQAAAGTPDTERASPEPAAPPAVTQPDSAQPSRSDA; this is encoded by the coding sequence ATGCTCTCATCGCTGATGTCGGCCCGCCGCTTCGCACCGTTGTTCTGGTGCCAGTTCTTCAGCGCCTTCAACGACAATTTCATCAAGCAGGCCCTGACGATCCTCGCCGTCTACGGCATCGCCGAAACCGCGCCGATGGCCGGCGGCGACAGCTTCGTCTCGATCGCGGGCGCCTTCCTCGTCCTGCCCGGCCTGTTCCTGTCCGGCCTTGCCGGCCAGCTCGCCGACCGTTTCGACAAGGCGCGCGTGGCGCGGGCGATCAAGCTCGCCGAGATCGCCATCGTCGCCATCGCCGCCTTCGGCTTCGCCGTTCATTCCGCGCCGATCCTGCTCGCCAGCATGCTCACCCTCGGCATCATGGGAACGCTGTTCACGCCGGTGAAATACGGCATGCTGCCGGACCAGCTGGCGCCGGACGAGCTTCCCGCCGGCAACGGACTGATCGAGGCCGGCACCTTCCTCTCGATCCTGATCGGCATCATCGGCGCCGGCTTCGTCGCGCCGCACCTCGACAGCATCGTGGTCGCGGGCATCATGGTCGCCGTCGCGCTCGCGTGCTGGCTGTTCTCCCGCGGCATCCCGCCCACCGGCGAGGCGGCGCCGACGCTCAAGATCGACTGGAACGTCATCCGCTCGAGCTGGGGGCTGGTCGGCCTCCTCGCGCGGGACCGGCGCCTGATGACCGGCTCGATCGCCGTCGCCTGGTTCTGGATGAGCGGCATCGTCATGCTTTCGCTGACACCGTCCCTCGCCCACAGCGTGATCGGCGGCGACGAGACCGTGAACACGCTGTTCACCACATCGTTCTCCATCGGCATCGCCGTCGGCTCGGTGCTCGCCGCCCGCCTGTCGGCCGGCCGCACCATCGTGCTGCTCACGCCGATCGGTTGCATCCTGATGGGCCTCGTCGGCCTCGACGTCGCCTGGATTGCGCTCGGAACCACCGCCTCGGCCACGCCGCTGCCCTTCGTCGACTATCTCCACACCGGCTCGGGCGTGCACATGACGCTGGCGCTCGGCGTGATGGCGGTCGGCGCCGGCCTCTTCGTGGTGCCGATCTATGCCGCCGTGCAGGCCTGGTCGCCCAAGGACGAGCGGGCCCGCGTGATCGCCGGCGGCAACGTGCTCTCCGCCCTGTTCATGAGCGTCGGCGCGGGCGGCCTCGCTCTCCTGCAGTCGCGCTTCGGGCTTACCTCGCCGATGGCGCTGCTCGGCCTCGCGGTGCTCGACGTCGCCGCCGGCCTGGTCTTCCTCGCCATCCTGCCGATGAGCCTGGTGCGCGACGTCACGCTGCTGATCTACCGCCTGCTGTTCCGGGTCGAGGTCAGGGGCATCGAGAACCTCGAAACCGACACGCCCCGCCGCATCATCGCGATCAATCATGTCAGCTTCCTCGACGCGCCGCTCATCCTGGCGCTGCTCGACAAGGACCCGGTCTTCGCCATCGACCACACCATCGCCAGGGCCTGGTGGGTCAAGCCGTTCCTGAAGCTCTGCCGCGCCTTCCCGCTCGACCCCACCAAGCCGCTCGCCACCCGCAGCCTGATCAACGCGGTGAAAGCCGGCGACACGCTGGTGATCTTTCCCGAAGGGCGCCTCACCGTCACCGGCTCGCTGATGAAGGTCTATGACGGCGCCGGCCTGATCGCCGACAAGTCGCAGGCCGAGATCGTGCCGGTGCGTATCGACGGCCTCGAACGCACCTATTTCACCCGGCTCGGCCCCGGCAAGGTGTCGCGCCGCTGGTTTCCCAAGGTGGTCGTCACCTTCACGGAACCGCAGCGGCTGGCGATCGACGAGACGCTGCGCGGCCGCAAGCGCCGCCAGGCCGCCGGCGCCGCGCTCTACGACGTGATGTCGGACCTCATCTACAAGACGAGCTCGACCGACCAGACCCTCTTCCAGGCCCTGGCCGCCGCCTCGCGCAAGTTCCGGCCGAGCCGGGTCATCCTCGAAGACCCGGTCACCGGCCCGCTGACCTACAAGCGCCTGCTGATCGCCATCGAGGTGCTCGGCCGCAAGTTCCGGGGCTTCACCGGGCCGGGCGAACATGTCGGCGTGCTGCTGCCCAACGCCAACGCCGTCGCGGTGACGTTCTTCGGGCTGCAGGCGATCGGCCGCGTCCCGGCCATGCTGAACTTCTCGGCCGGCAAGGCCAACCTGATCTCGGCCTGCACGACGGCCGAGATCCGCACAGTGCTCTCCTCGCGCGCCTTCGTGGAGAAGGGGCGGCTTGAAGAGGTGGTCGCCGCGCTGGAGGCCCATGTGAAGTTCGTCTGGCTGGAGGACCTGCGCAAGGGCGTCACCGCCGCCGACAAGCTCGCCGGCTATTTCGGCGCCGGACGCCAGCACGGCAGGATCTCGCCCGACGCATCAGCGGCCGTGCTGTTCACCTCGGGCTCGGAAGGCACGCCGAAGGGCGTCGTCCTCTCCCACCGCAACATCCTCTCGAATATCGCCCAGATCGGCGCCCGCATCGATTTCGGCCCGGGTGACATCGTCTTCAACGTGCTGCCGGTGTTCCATTCCTTCGGGCTGACCGGCGGCCTCATCCTGCCGCTGGTCAACGGCGTGAAGGTCTATCTCTACCCCTCGCCCCTGCATTACCGCATCATCCCCGAACTGGTCTATTCGGCCAACGCCACGGCGCTGTTCGGCACCGACACCTTCCTCGCCGGCTATGCCAAGATGGCCAACCCCTACGATTTCCGCTCCCTGCGCTATGTCGTGGCCGGAGCCGAGCCGGTGAAGGTGGAGACCCGGCGGGCCTATAACGAGAAGTTCGGCCTGCGCATCCTCGAGGGCTACGGCGTCACCGAGACGTCGCCGGTGCTCGCGCTGAACACGCCGATGTTCAACCGCAACGGCACGGTGGGACGGGTGCTGCCGGGCATGGAGACCCGGCTCGACCCGGTGCCCGGCATCGAGGAAGGCGGGCGGCTGCATGTGCGCGGGCCCAATGTGATGCAGGGCTATCTCAAGGCCGACCAGCCCGGCCGGATCATGCGGCCCGAAGGCGGCTGGCACGATACCGGCGATATCGTCGCCATCGACAGCCAGGGCTTCGTCGCGATCAAGGGCCGGGCCAAGCGCTTCGCCAAGATCGGCGGCGAGATGGTCTCGCTGGCGGCGGTCGAAGGCCTGCTCGCCGATCTCTGGCCGGAGACGCCGGTTGCCGTGCTCGCCGCCCCGGACCCGCGCAAGGGCGAGCGCCTCGTGCTCGTCACCACCACCAAGCAGGCCAACCGCTCCGACGTGGTCGCGCACCTCAAACAGAAACATGCGGCCGACCTGATGATGCCGTCGGAAATCATCGTCCTCGACACCATGCCGCTGATGGGAACCGGCAAGACCGATTATGTCGCGCTGGAGCGGCTGATGCGCGAGCGCCAGGCGTCTGCGGCCGCGCCGCAGGCGGCCGCGGGCACGCCGGACACGGAACGGGCATCGCCGGAGCCGGCAGCGCCGCCGGCGGTCACCCAACCGGATTCGGCCCAGCCCAGCCGCTCCGATGCGTGA